The Saccharomonospora cyanea NA-134 genome includes a region encoding these proteins:
- a CDS encoding FtsX-like permease family protein, giving the protein MIRDLSLGLRLAVGGGRVSGQALLRLAMTTLGVALVVTVLLGAASVINVVDEQQQREAGQVPLTEPQSGVDPLYRLDWFIDAGEDYVQAVVVAPSGDNAPVPPGLDRIPDPGEVVASPAAAEFLASPEGRPAQARIDGTVVGEVGKPGLTTASDIVVYVGAPLEELRTAEDVEQVYGFGTERSGVELNVTTAALVTPLAVILLLPLLIFVTTASRMGAAQRERRLAALRLLGVSSRQVRRIAAAESLLGALAGLLAGGALFAVLRPLIGRVELFSLRFFPEDFTPPLPAAVAIAVLVPALAVGAAVFGLRRVVVEPLGVVRQGRTQRRRMGWRWTIAGLGAALMAATLFVEERSDTELVSIVLATGSGLLLVSVAALLPWAVERLVARLRGGSPAWQFAIRRLQLESGTASRVVSGLVVVLAGAIFVQTLVGAVGTQEPRGSRWQPTPAVAAELFLPAEHVTEAQHLLADTATITDTHHVVRATLESVDDSGEGAFVEIGDCAALATLADVGACADGDVFVVGTDEGADSADVERHAGEPMRFVDYTTDEPGYGPAWTVPGDARPVPSEKATRAVVGSVLATPGAFAGIEIPDAQQMLYVMGDGDRTATYEAAAVAISPLKWDVVMTSGPGMFETERLDEVTSTMKGLLLTASLFVLAVAALSLLLLSIEQIVERRRPLAALSASGVPLSVLARSALWQNIVPVAVGVVLAVGAGLAVTLPTLRYLGLDLRLDVGLVGMVCGAAVLAVLVATALSLPLLRQVTRLDALRSE; this is encoded by the coding sequence ATGATCCGCGACCTGTCGCTGGGGCTCCGGCTGGCCGTCGGGGGCGGCCGGGTCTCCGGCCAGGCCCTGCTGAGACTGGCCATGACCACACTGGGGGTCGCGCTGGTCGTCACGGTATTGCTGGGGGCCGCGTCGGTGATCAACGTCGTCGACGAGCAACAACAGCGGGAAGCCGGGCAGGTCCCGCTGACCGAACCGCAGTCGGGTGTCGACCCGCTGTATCGGCTCGACTGGTTCATCGACGCCGGGGAGGACTACGTCCAGGCCGTCGTCGTCGCGCCGAGCGGGGACAACGCACCGGTGCCGCCCGGTCTCGACCGCATTCCCGACCCTGGTGAAGTCGTCGCCTCCCCCGCAGCCGCGGAGTTCCTGGCATCTCCCGAGGGGCGGCCTGCGCAGGCTCGCATCGACGGCACCGTGGTCGGCGAGGTCGGCAAACCGGGCCTGACCACGGCCAGCGACATCGTCGTCTACGTCGGAGCGCCGCTGGAGGAGCTGCGGACCGCGGAGGACGTGGAGCAGGTCTACGGGTTCGGAACGGAACGCAGCGGTGTGGAGCTGAACGTCACCACGGCGGCTCTCGTCACGCCGCTCGCGGTCATTCTGCTGCTCCCCTTGCTGATCTTCGTCACCACGGCGTCCCGGATGGGCGCCGCGCAACGGGAACGCCGGCTCGCGGCGTTGCGGCTGCTGGGCGTCAGCAGCCGTCAGGTCCGCCGGATCGCCGCAGCGGAGTCGCTGCTCGGTGCTCTCGCCGGGCTCCTGGCCGGTGGCGCGCTGTTCGCGGTGTTGCGTCCGCTGATCGGCCGGGTCGAGCTGTTCAGCCTGCGGTTCTTCCCCGAGGACTTCACCCCACCCCTGCCCGCGGCCGTGGCGATCGCGGTGCTCGTGCCCGCGCTGGCCGTCGGCGCGGCCGTCTTCGGGCTGCGCCGCGTCGTGGTCGAGCCGCTCGGTGTGGTCCGCCAAGGCCGCACTCAGCGCAGGAGGATGGGCTGGCGCTGGACCATCGCCGGGCTCGGTGCCGCACTGATGGCCGCGACCCTCTTCGTGGAGGAACGATCCGACACCGAGCTCGTGAGTATCGTCCTGGCCACCGGCAGTGGCCTGCTGCTGGTCAGCGTCGCGGCGTTGCTGCCCTGGGCGGTCGAGAGGCTGGTGGCCCGATTGCGCGGCGGCTCGCCCGCGTGGCAGTTCGCCATCCGCAGGCTCCAGCTCGAGAGCGGAACCGCCAGCCGGGTCGTGTCGGGACTCGTGGTCGTGCTGGCCGGGGCCATCTTCGTCCAGACCCTGGTCGGCGCGGTGGGCACGCAGGAGCCTCGGGGCAGCCGCTGGCAACCCACACCGGCTGTGGCAGCGGAACTCTTCTTGCCCGCTGAGCACGTCACGGAGGCACAACACCTGCTCGCCGACACAGCCACGATCACCGACACCCACCACGTGGTGCGCGCGACGCTCGAATCGGTCGACGACTCCGGCGAGGGCGCGTTCGTGGAGATCGGTGACTGTGCGGCCCTGGCGACCCTGGCGGATGTCGGCGCGTGCGCCGACGGTGACGTGTTCGTCGTCGGCACCGACGAGGGTGCTGACAGCGCCGACGTTGAGCGGCACGCCGGTGAACCGATGCGGTTCGTCGACTACACGACTGACGAACCGGGATACGGTCCGGCCTGGACCGTGCCCGGCGACGCTCGCCCCGTTCCCTCGGAGAAGGCGACTCGCGCGGTCGTCGGGAGTGTGCTGGCCACTCCCGGAGCTTTCGCGGGCATCGAGATACCGGACGCGCAGCAGATGCTGTACGTGATGGGCGACGGTGACCGCACCGCCACCTACGAGGCGGCAGCGGTGGCGATCAGCCCGTTGAAGTGGGACGTCGTCATGACGTCAGGGCCGGGCATGTTCGAGACCGAGCGGCTCGACGAGGTGACGAGCACGATGAAGGGCCTGCTGCTCACCGCATCGCTCTTCGTGCTGGCCGTGGCCGCGCTCTCGCTGCTGTTGCTGTCGATCGAGCAGATCGTCGAGCGGCGCCGCCCACTCGCGGCCCTGTCCGCGTCGGGTGTTCCGCTGTCGGTGCTGGCGCGCAGCGCGCTCTGGCAGAACATCGTTCCCGTCGCGGTCGGCGTGGTGCTCGCCGTGGGCGCGGGACTGGCCGTCACCCTGCCCACGCTGCGCTACCTCGGCCTGGACCTTCGCCTGGACGTCGGGCTCGTGGGGATGGTATGTGGGGCCGCCGTCCTCGCCGTGCTGGTGGCGACGGCGCTCAGCCTGCCCTTGCTCCGGCAGGTGACCAGGTTGGACGCGTTGCGGTCCGAGTGA
- a CDS encoding ABC transporter ATP-binding protein: MAESLLVGRDLHKAFGPTQALRGADVAVHAGEILAVMGPSGSGKSTLLHCLAGIIAPDSGTIHYRGRDLAAMNDGERSALRRTEFGFVFQFGQLVPELTLLENVALPLRLGGVRRKAAEATAREWLDRLEVGELGDRRPGDVSGGQGQRVAVARALVTRPKVVFADEPTGALDSLNGEKVMQLFTDAVRDTQAAVVLVTHEARVAAHSDREIVVRDGRVGHPELVA, encoded by the coding sequence ATGGCCGAGTCACTGCTGGTGGGCCGCGACCTGCACAAGGCCTTCGGCCCCACACAGGCTCTCCGAGGCGCCGACGTCGCTGTGCACGCGGGCGAGATCCTGGCGGTCATGGGGCCGTCCGGTTCGGGCAAGTCGACGTTGCTGCACTGCCTCGCCGGCATCATCGCGCCGGACTCCGGCACGATCCACTACCGGGGCCGCGACCTGGCTGCGATGAACGACGGCGAACGCAGCGCGTTGCGCCGCACCGAGTTCGGGTTCGTCTTCCAGTTCGGCCAGCTCGTCCCGGAACTCACCCTGCTGGAGAACGTCGCGTTGCCGCTGCGGCTGGGCGGTGTCCGACGCAAGGCGGCGGAGGCCACGGCACGGGAGTGGCTGGATCGCCTGGAGGTGGGCGAGCTGGGCGACCGCCGACCGGGCGACGTCTCCGGAGGGCAGGGGCAACGCGTCGCGGTGGCGCGCGCTCTGGTGACCAGGCCGAAGGTCGTGTTCGCGGACGAACCGACCGGGGCTCTGGACTCGCTCAACGGCGAGAAGGTCATGCAGCTGTTCACCGACGCCGTGCGCGACACGCAGGCCGCCGTCGTGCTGGTCACCCACGAAGCGCGAGTGGCCGCGCACTCCGACCGCGAGATCGTCGTCCGTGACGGCCGGGTGGGTCACCCGGAGCTGGTGGCATGA
- a CDS encoding PadR family transcriptional regulator → MSVSRTLLALLEPGPRHGYDLKRAYDERFAQGKPLAYGQVYSTLSRLLRNGLVEEAGVEQGAGPDRKRYTITDAGVTDVDSWLATPEDPQPYLQNTLYTKVVLALLSGRSAHDLLDTQRSAHLRLMRELTRRKRDGDLADQLICDHALFHLEADLRWLELTAARLDALKEAVR, encoded by the coding sequence ATGTCGGTGTCACGAACGCTTCTGGCGTTGCTCGAACCGGGGCCACGACACGGCTACGACCTCAAACGGGCCTACGACGAGCGTTTCGCCCAGGGCAAGCCGCTCGCCTACGGCCAGGTGTACTCGACGTTGTCCCGGCTGCTGCGCAACGGCCTCGTGGAAGAAGCCGGAGTCGAGCAGGGCGCGGGACCGGACCGCAAGCGCTACACCATCACCGACGCGGGCGTCACGGACGTGGACAGCTGGCTTGCCACGCCGGAGGACCCGCAGCCGTACCTGCAGAACACGCTGTACACCAAGGTGGTCCTGGCGCTGCTGTCCGGCCGCAGCGCCCACGACCTGCTGGACACGCAGCGTTCGGCCCACCTGCGCCTCATGCGCGAGCTGACCCGGCGCAAGCGCGACGGCGACCTGGCCGACCAGCTCATCTGCGACCACGCACTGTTCCACTTGGAGGCCGACCTGCGATGGCTGGAACTCACGGCGGCCAGGCTCGACGCGTTGAAGGAGGCGGTGCGCTGA
- a CDS encoding metalloregulator ArsR/SmtB family transcription factor — MDTPLLAALADPARWRLVRLLAERPRPVGVLAQLAEARQPQTTKHLQTLERAGVVTSQRSGQRRIYALRPGPLRELAATLNRLADTADQIGGPRETYDRYEASLDVERRAAGEPGWADGRSFRFGRSLAGSPETVWRHLTDPALLTRWWTPDDLRVSELVFEARPGGRIVQEYRDAEDTGGSDPVAGRAEGVVEDLRPGERIAYRLSPLLPDGSTAFTAHVTLDLRATGTGTGTGTGTELDAHWRITGSTVDSADFIAGIEIGFGQSLDKLAATLTADPHGTDTTEHTTDARSFSWDD; from the coding sequence ATGGACACTCCGCTCCTCGCCGCGTTGGCCGATCCGGCCCGCTGGCGACTCGTGAGGCTGCTGGCCGAACGGCCGCGCCCGGTCGGTGTGCTGGCCCAGCTCGCCGAGGCCCGCCAGCCACAGACGACCAAACACCTACAGACCCTCGAACGCGCCGGTGTCGTCACCTCCCAGCGCAGCGGCCAGCGCCGCATCTACGCCCTCCGGCCCGGCCCGTTGCGGGAGCTGGCGGCAACCCTGAACCGGCTCGCCGACACCGCCGACCAGATCGGTGGTCCGCGCGAGACCTACGACCGCTACGAGGCAAGCCTCGATGTGGAACGGCGCGCCGCCGGGGAACCGGGGTGGGCCGACGGCCGCTCGTTCCGGTTCGGCCGGTCGCTGGCGGGCAGCCCCGAGACGGTCTGGCGCCACCTGACCGATCCCGCACTGCTCACCCGCTGGTGGACACCCGACGACCTGCGGGTCTCCGAACTCGTCTTCGAGGCACGACCGGGCGGGCGCATCGTCCAGGAGTACCGCGACGCCGAGGACACCGGCGGCTCCGACCCGGTCGCCGGACGCGCGGAGGGAGTCGTCGAAGACCTGCGCCCCGGTGAGCGCATCGCCTACCGGCTCTCCCCGCTGCTTCCCGACGGCAGCACCGCCTTCACCGCGCACGTCACCCTCGACCTCCGAGCCACCGGCACCGGCACCGGCACCGGCACCGGCACCGAACTCGACGCCCACTGGCGGATCACCGGCAGCACCGTCGACTCCGCCGACTTCATCGCGGGCATCGAGATCGGCTTCGGCCAGAGCCTGGACAAGCTCGCGGCGACCCTCACCGCGGACCCACACGGCACCGACACCACCGAGCACACCACCGACGCGAGGAGCTTCTCGTGGGACGACTGA
- a CDS encoding dihydrofolate reductase family protein, which yields MGRLIVNIAVTANGAFQAPAPEPQGWLVTDPGSMQAGLEMWQAADAMVLGRKTYEGLSAAWPQLADVPGFEAYAARMNGMPKYVASRSLTGPLEWNATLLDGDLVKSVSRLKDEHDGNLIVPCAGELTRDLIAHDLVDEFRFNVSPYLWAAGPRVFDGLGPVRLELLNTTTFPSGVVCLCYRPAPAATPSAG from the coding sequence GTGGGACGACTGATCGTCAACATCGCCGTGACCGCCAACGGCGCCTTCCAGGCACCGGCACCCGAACCGCAGGGATGGCTGGTCACCGACCCCGGCAGCATGCAGGCCGGACTGGAGATGTGGCAGGCGGCCGACGCCATGGTGCTCGGGCGCAAGACCTACGAGGGACTGTCCGCCGCCTGGCCCCAACTCGCCGACGTCCCCGGCTTCGAGGCGTACGCGGCCCGGATGAACGGCATGCCCAAGTACGTCGCGTCCCGGTCGCTGACCGGTCCACTGGAATGGAACGCCACCCTGCTCGACGGCGACCTCGTCAAGAGCGTGAGCCGACTCAAGGACGAACACGACGGCAACCTGATCGTTCCCTGCGCGGGCGAACTGACCCGGGACCTCATCGCACACGACCTCGTCGACGAGTTCCGCTTCAACGTCAGCCCCTACCTGTGGGCGGCCGGGCCACGGGTCTTCGACGGCCTCGGGCCCGTCCGGCTGGAACTCCTCAACACGACGACCTTCCCCTCCGGTGTGGTCTGCCTGTGCTACCGGCCCGCCCCGGCAGCCACCCCCTCCGCCGGGTAA
- a CDS encoding ArsR/SmtB family transcription factor has product MPVPLYQAKAEFFRMLGHPVRIRVLELLQDGPKPVHELRAAMEIEAPSLSQQLAVLRRSGIVTATRDGTTVVYALAGGDVADLMRAARRILTEMLAGQNELLDELRAEDTR; this is encoded by the coding sequence GTGCCCGTACCGCTCTATCAGGCGAAGGCCGAGTTCTTCCGCATGCTCGGCCACCCGGTGCGAATCCGGGTCCTCGAACTACTCCAGGACGGGCCCAAGCCGGTCCACGAACTCCGGGCTGCCATGGAGATCGAGGCCCCCAGCCTCTCGCAACAGCTGGCCGTGCTGCGGCGTTCGGGCATCGTCACAGCCACGCGCGACGGCACGACCGTCGTCTACGCGCTCGCCGGTGGTGACGTCGCCGACCTGATGCGGGCGGCCCGGCGAATCCTCACCGAGATGCTCGCCGGGCAGAACGAACTGCTCGACGAGTTGCGCGCGGAAGACACCCGATGA
- a CDS encoding SulP family inorganic anion transporter has translation MTRTSPAAWQRLWSMLPGRADIQAIRRNPRRDLLAGLTVAIVALPLALGFGVSSGLGAEAGLATAVVAGALAAVFGGSNVQVSGPTGAMTVVLVPIAAAHGAGGVLTVGLIAGVILVVLAFARAGRFMSYIPASVVEGFTLGIACVIGLQQIPNALGVGEVGGEHVLTSTWQAVQAFARHPDWTSVVVAVAVAVVMLAGARWRPGVPFSILAITAATVVVELVGWNVTPIGELPAGLPAPSLGFVDLGTVSALLPSALAVAALAALESLLSASVADGMTVGQKHDPDRELFGQGLANLAAPLFGGVPATGAIARTAVNVRAGAGSRLASLAHAAVLAVIVYAAAPLVSAIPLAALAGVLLATAVRMVEVGSVKAMARATRPDAVVLVSTAVATVVLDLVYAVLLGMLMAGTLALRSIARQARLDQVDLIGDLPGATTDEEHALLTEHIVAYRIDGPLFFAAAHRFLLELPDVTDMSALILRMSRVTTIDASGALVLKDAIEKLEHRGIVVYVSGIRDGHHKPLEALGVITRLAEEGRVFATTPEAIAAARTHLHDNGTLPVPPRTEPA, from the coding sequence ATGACCCGAACGTCGCCCGCCGCGTGGCAGCGGCTGTGGTCCATGCTGCCCGGCCGCGCCGACATCCAGGCGATCCGGCGCAATCCCCGCCGCGATCTGCTTGCCGGGTTGACCGTGGCGATCGTCGCGCTGCCGCTGGCGCTCGGGTTCGGAGTGTCCTCGGGACTCGGCGCGGAGGCCGGGCTGGCGACCGCCGTGGTCGCCGGTGCTCTCGCCGCGGTGTTCGGCGGGTCGAACGTGCAGGTCTCCGGACCCACCGGTGCGATGACCGTCGTCCTCGTTCCGATCGCCGCAGCACACGGTGCCGGGGGTGTGCTCACGGTCGGGTTGATCGCAGGCGTCATCCTGGTCGTGCTCGCGTTCGCCCGCGCGGGGCGGTTCATGAGCTACATCCCCGCCTCGGTGGTGGAAGGCTTCACCCTCGGTATCGCCTGTGTCATCGGCCTGCAGCAGATCCCGAACGCGCTCGGTGTGGGGGAGGTCGGCGGCGAGCACGTCCTCACGTCGACCTGGCAGGCCGTCCAGGCGTTCGCCCGGCACCCGGACTGGACGTCGGTGGTCGTGGCGGTGGCGGTGGCGGTCGTGATGCTCGCCGGTGCCCGCTGGCGTCCGGGTGTACCGTTCTCCATTCTCGCGATCACCGCGGCGACCGTCGTGGTCGAACTCGTCGGATGGAACGTGACACCGATCGGTGAGCTACCCGCCGGGCTGCCCGCACCGTCGCTCGGCTTCGTCGACCTCGGAACCGTTTCCGCGCTGCTGCCCTCCGCGCTCGCCGTGGCGGCACTGGCCGCTCTCGAATCGCTGCTGTCGGCCTCCGTCGCGGACGGCATGACGGTGGGGCAGAAACACGATCCCGACCGTGAGCTGTTCGGGCAGGGTCTGGCCAACCTCGCGGCCCCGCTGTTCGGCGGTGTGCCCGCCACGGGCGCGATCGCGCGCACCGCCGTGAACGTGCGAGCCGGAGCCGGCTCGCGGCTCGCGTCGCTGGCCCACGCCGCCGTCCTCGCCGTCATCGTCTATGCCGCCGCGCCCCTGGTGTCGGCGATTCCGCTGGCCGCGCTCGCGGGCGTGCTGCTGGCCACGGCGGTCAGGATGGTCGAGGTCGGCAGCGTCAAGGCGATGGCGAGGGCGACCCGGCCCGACGCGGTCGTACTCGTCTCGACGGCCGTGGCCACCGTGGTACTGGACCTCGTCTACGCGGTGCTGCTCGGCATGCTCATGGCGGGCACGCTCGCGCTGCGGTCCATCGCGCGGCAGGCACGGCTCGACCAGGTCGACCTCATCGGCGACCTCCCCGGCGCCACGACCGACGAGGAGCACGCCCTCCTGACCGAGCACATCGTCGCCTACCGCATCGACGGGCCGCTGTTCTTCGCGGCCGCGCACCGGTTCCTGCTGGAGCTGCCCGACGTCACGGACATGTCGGCGCTGATCCTGCGGATGTCCCGCGTCACCACCATCGACGCCAGCGGCGCGCTTGTGCTCAAGGACGCCATCGAGAAGCTCGAGCACCGGGGCATCGTCGTCTACGTCTCCGGGATCCGGGACGGCCACCACAAGCCGTTGGAGGCCCTGGGCGTGATCACCCGGCTCGCTGAGGAAGGACGGGTTTTCGCGACCACCCCCGAGGCCATCGCCGCGGCGCGCACGCACCTCCACGACAACGGAACCCTCCCGGTCCCGCCGCGCACCGAACCGGCCTGA
- a CDS encoding MBL fold metallo-hydrolase, with translation MRIHHIAPDISMLSDPLAVPGLGFLPVNAFVLRAAEPVVVDTGLSLPGRGFMEALGSVIHPSDVRWIWLTHPDRDHTGALFDLLDAAPPAKVVTTFLGMGIMSTERPLPLDRVFLVNPGQTLDVGDRTLFAFRPPLFDNPATVGFYDPRSRACFSSDCFGAPMASADIAGGNDAFDVPPDELRAAQLLWATVDSPWIENVDRAAYLATIRPLEVTEPELVLSTHLPPAIGRTDTMLDMLAAAPGSRAFVGPDQQALEELLAGFERTPG, from the coding sequence ATGCGAATCCATCACATCGCACCTGACATCAGCATGCTCAGCGATCCACTCGCCGTGCCCGGACTCGGTTTCCTGCCAGTCAACGCGTTCGTACTGAGAGCGGCCGAACCCGTCGTGGTCGACACCGGACTCAGCCTGCCCGGGCGCGGGTTCATGGAAGCACTCGGCTCGGTCATCCACCCGAGCGACGTGCGGTGGATCTGGTTGACGCATCCGGATCGCGACCACACCGGCGCGTTGTTCGACCTTCTCGACGCCGCCCCGCCCGCGAAGGTGGTCACGACGTTCCTCGGTATGGGGATCATGTCCACCGAACGGCCGCTGCCTCTCGACCGGGTGTTCCTGGTCAACCCGGGCCAGACACTCGACGTGGGCGACCGCACGCTGTTCGCGTTTCGTCCGCCGCTGTTCGACAACCCGGCGACAGTGGGCTTCTACGACCCGCGCTCCCGCGCCTGCTTCAGCTCGGACTGCTTCGGAGCACCGATGGCCAGCGCCGACATAGCCGGCGGCAACGACGCCTTCGACGTGCCGCCGGACGAGCTACGGGCGGCGCAACTGTTGTGGGCGACGGTGGACAGCCCGTGGATCGAGAACGTGGACCGCGCGGCATACCTCGCCACGATCCGACCGCTGGAGGTCACGGAACCGGAACTCGTCCTCAGCACCCACCTGCCGCCTGCGATCGGTCGCACCGACACGATGCTCGACATGCTGGCCGCGGCTCCCGGCTCGCGCGCGTTCGTGGGCCCTGACCAGCAGGCGCTGGAGGAGCTGCTCGCGGGTTTCGAACGCACGCCCGGCTGA
- a CDS encoding alpha/beta fold hydrolase → MTGEMIDADGTRIWVERRGEGPDVLLVAGLGDPAEAWRAQLDGLSDYYRVTAFDNRGAGRTPLPDEPLTVAMMADDAAAVLRALDVRAAHVAGFSGGSLIAQELTLRHPELVRSLVLMSTFSRPDPYFRRMTGFWHWMVDRAPDERAMLEAFYLWIYTRRAHADGTVDRLIDEALAFPHPQSAEAFQSQLAPFATHETLDRLPGITAPTLVLAGELDLATPPHLGRQVAEAIPGAVFEVLPGEAHQPFQEVPDLFNARVDRFWREIDGRG, encoded by the coding sequence ATGACGGGCGAAATGATCGATGCGGACGGCACCCGTATCTGGGTCGAACGGCGGGGTGAGGGCCCCGACGTGCTCCTCGTCGCCGGGCTCGGCGACCCCGCCGAAGCGTGGCGGGCACAGTTGGACGGACTGTCCGACTACTACCGGGTCACCGCCTTCGACAACCGCGGTGCGGGCCGCACGCCCCTACCCGACGAGCCGTTGACCGTCGCGATGATGGCCGACGACGCCGCGGCGGTGCTGAGAGCACTCGACGTGCGCGCGGCCCATGTCGCGGGGTTCTCCGGTGGCAGCCTCATCGCCCAGGAGCTGACGCTGCGGCACCCCGAGCTCGTGCGCAGTCTCGTGCTGATGAGCACGTTCTCCCGCCCCGATCCCTACTTCCGCCGTATGACGGGATTCTGGCACTGGATGGTGGACCGGGCACCGGACGAACGGGCCATGCTGGAAGCGTTCTACCTGTGGATCTACACCCGGCGGGCCCACGCCGACGGCACGGTCGACCGGCTGATAGACGAGGCGCTGGCCTTCCCGCATCCCCAGTCCGCGGAGGCGTTCCAGAGCCAGCTCGCGCCGTTCGCCACCCACGAGACCCTCGACCGGCTGCCCGGCATCACCGCGCCCACGCTCGTGCTGGCCGGTGAGCTCGACCTCGCCACGCCGCCCCACCTCGGCAGGCAGGTCGCCGAAGCCATCCCGGGCGCGGTCTTCGAGGTACTGCCGGGCGAGGCGCACCAGCCGTTCCAGGAAGTGCCGGACCTCTTCAACGCCCGGGTCGACCGGTTCTGGCGGGAGATCGACGGACGCGGCTGA
- a CDS encoding GntP family permease, giving the protein MSDIVVFANTAITIVGVVVLILKAKVSPAIALVIGALYLGLVSGLGPEKTITSITTGFGDLMAEVGLLIAFGVLLGSLMTALGAIEKLVALLVRTFGPRALPYTFGSTIGTVLQSIFADVLLVITAPLASRLSRQIGPYGAARMCAAMALGIEVGLVFVLPGVGAVALAGVMNLSFGTMFVFGVVTAVFTIVTTLALFTALAKRGLWKPELDETEELPVAEDVEQPVPEGGEDGRGLPPLRLSLAPLLLALLLIAFGAIAEMVGFTSPVVDLLGNPVVALLIGLVGALVVARRTLPAERSAAAFRRGFHESGQILILTGVGGSLAQTVKDIGLGELLKGYFSTSTVLPLLLVWLVAAVLHIAIGSVVLASITAAGVLGPVMPLLGIDPVFVALAAGAGSLFVIHATSNTFWLLQTLLPQTTRGALKSVTFTVSCASVIAMVPIQLMALVF; this is encoded by the coding sequence ATGTCAGACATCGTTGTCTTCGCCAACACCGCGATCACCATCGTCGGTGTGGTCGTGCTCATCCTCAAGGCGAAGGTCAGCCCGGCCATCGCCCTCGTCATCGGCGCGCTGTATCTGGGGCTGGTCTCCGGGCTCGGCCCCGAGAAGACCATCACGTCGATCACCACCGGCTTCGGTGACCTGATGGCGGAGGTCGGACTCCTCATCGCCTTCGGCGTGCTGCTCGGCTCACTGATGACCGCGCTCGGGGCCATCGAGAAGCTCGTGGCGCTGCTGGTCCGGACCTTCGGCCCACGCGCGTTGCCCTACACGTTCGGAAGCACCATCGGCACGGTCCTGCAATCGATCTTCGCCGACGTCCTGCTGGTGATCACGGCTCCGCTGGCGAGCCGCCTGTCCCGCCAGATCGGCCCCTACGGTGCGGCCCGGATGTGCGCGGCCATGGCGCTCGGCATCGAGGTCGGCCTGGTGTTCGTACTGCCCGGCGTGGGGGCGGTCGCGCTGGCCGGGGTGATGAACCTGTCGTTCGGCACGATGTTCGTCTTCGGCGTGGTCACGGCCGTGTTCACCATCGTGACGACGCTGGCGCTGTTCACCGCGCTCGCCAAGCGCGGCCTGTGGAAGCCCGAACTGGACGAGACCGAGGAGCTGCCGGTCGCCGAGGACGTGGAGCAGCCCGTCCCGGAGGGTGGCGAGGACGGGCGTGGGCTCCCGCCGCTGCGCCTGTCACTGGCCCCGCTGCTGCTGGCACTGCTGCTCATCGCCTTCGGTGCCATCGCCGAGATGGTGGGCTTCACGTCCCCGGTGGTCGACCTGCTCGGCAACCCCGTGGTGGCGCTGCTCATCGGCCTCGTCGGGGCGCTCGTGGTCGCCCGCCGGACCCTGCCCGCCGAGCGTTCGGCGGCAGCGTTCCGCCGCGGTTTCCACGAGAGCGGGCAGATCCTGATCCTGACCGGCGTGGGCGGGTCGCTCGCGCAGACCGTCAAGGACATCGGTCTCGGCGAGCTGCTCAAGGGCTACTTCTCCACCAGCACGGTGCTACCGCTGCTGCTGGTGTGGCTGGTGGCGGCCGTGCTGCACATCGCGATCGGCTCGGTGGTGCTGGCCTCGATCACCGCGGCGGGTGTGCTCGGGCCGGTGATGCCGCTGCTGGGCATCGACCCGGTCTTCGTGGCGCTGGCCGCCGGAGCGGGCTCGCTGTTCGTCATCCACGCCACCAGCAACACGTTCTGGCTGTTGCAGACCCTGCTGCCGCAGACGACCCGGGGCGCGCTGAAGTCGGTGACGTTCACGGTGTCGTGTGCGTCGGTGATCGCCATGGTGCCGATCCAGCTCATGGCGCTGGTGTTCTGA